The Pyxidicoccus sp. MSG2 DNA segment ACCAGAAGCGCGCGAAGTCGCTGCCCTCCGCGAGTGGCCAGGGCGGCGGCAACGGTGGCGTCTCCCCGTGGAAGCTGGCGCTGCGCCGCCGGTAGTCCCTTCCCCTTCGAGCTTTGGAAAAGACCTCCATGCGTTACTTCACGAAGCAGCAGGGCCAGAAGGAAGCCGTGCCGGTGGACCTGGAGCCACTGGGCAATGACCAGTACAGGGTGACGGTCAACGGCAAGACGTACCAGGTGGACGCGCTCATGTTGGAGCACGGCACCATGACCATGCTGGTGGACGGCCAGTCCTACGGCGTCGAGTTCGAGGAGAACGGCGACGAGGTGGGCGTCCTCCTGCGCGGCCAGGTGAACCGCTTCGACGTGGCGGACGAGCGCCGCCTGCGCCTGCGCGCGGGCAACGCGGCCTTCTCCGTGGAGGGCAAGCAGCTCGTCACCGCGCCCATGCCCGGCAAGGTGGTGAAGGTGCTGGTGAAGGTGGGCGACGAGGTGAAGGAGGGCCAGGGGCTGGTGGTGGTGGAGGCGATGAAGATGGAGAACGAGCTCAAGAGCCCCAAGGCCGGCAAGGTGACGGAGCTGTTCGCCAAGGAAGGCACCGCCGTGGAGAACAACGCGAAGCTGGTGGTGGTGGAGTAGCCGCCGGGCCCGGACGCGCGGGGACGGCTTCCTCTGTGGAAGCCGTCACCCGTCCGGGGAAGCACCTCACGCCCAGAGCTGAGCGGCCAGCGTGTCCACCAGGGACGCGGCGACTTCCGGCGCCGGCATGCCGGCCTCGGTGACGAGCGCCTCATCGAGCGGCGCGGCCACCTCCGCGCGCAGCTTCTCCACGGCCTCCCGCTGCGCGGCGCGCAGGGCTTCGAGCTCGGACGCGGTGAGCCGCTCCCGCGCCCAGCCGTCAATGGCCCAGGACAGCTCGGCGTGCCGCGTCTCGTCGTCCGCGATGCGCACCATGGCGCCGCGCACCTCCGCGTCCCGCGCATGCAGGGCCTGGTGATGCGCCACCAGCGCGCCGAACGTCTCCCGCACGCAGCCCTCCACCGCGTTGTCCAGCGCCACCTCGAACAGCGAGCGCAGCGGCAGCGCCTCCACCTCGGGCGGCCGGGGCGTGCCACCGAAGCGGCGGGCCAGCCGCGTGCTGACGTCGGTGTGCAGCACCTCTTCCATCGCGCTCTTCAGCGCCGCGTCCCGCAGCGCGACGTCGGCGCCGTGCAACTCCAGCTCCTCGCGCAGTCGCAGGAAGGCGTTGATGGAGGCCGCCTCCAGGTGCGCCACCACCGCGAAGTGCTGCCCCAGCGCGTCCGAGCAGGCCACCGGGGCCGCGCCGCGCAGGCCCACGGGCCGCCGGCCGATGGAGCAACCCGGGTCCCCCCGCTCGAGCACCTTGCTGCTCACCTCCCGCACCGAACCATCTGGCGACACCTCCAGCACGAAGCGCGTCACCGCCGTGCCCTCTCCGCAGGCGAAGCCCGTGGTGCCGATGACGCTGAAGCGCCCGTCGGGCTCCGCCCGCACCGCCCCCCGCGCCAGCGTCTGGCAGGACAGGTCATAGCCCTCGGCGAAGGCGAGCAGCGCCGCCTCCTGCGTCGTGTCGATGGTGCCCAACAGGGCCCGGAGCGCCTCCAGGGACGCGTGGGCCTTCACCTCGTCACCCCGCGTCGTCGCCACGTAGAACGCGGAGCACACGTCCAGGCAGGACGTATTGAAGCCCGTCTCCGAGGTGAGGCTGGCCAGGGCCGACGTGCAGGCCGGCACGTTGGAAGCCGTCGCGCACGGCGTCCCCGAGGAGCTCACCACCGCCTCGCGATGAGGGTCTGCCGAGCCGGGGTTGGACCCGATGCCGCGCAACTGCACGACGTCCACCGGCGTCGCGAGCGACAACCCGCTCACCGCGAGGGAGCCATCCTCACATGCGGGCGCGGAGTAGCCCGTCAGGTCCAGGTCGTCCCCATCACACCCGGCGAGCACCAGCGGCGTTACGAGCGAGGCGCGCAGGGCGCGGGAGAAGAGTCGGCGCAGCGACATCGGGGTCATGGACGGACTCCAGCAGGCGGAGTGAGGCCTCCCGTAAGAGCAACACGGATGCCAGGGCCCCTTCCCAGGAGGAGCAGGCACCGGGTGGCCTGGCGCCTGCGACGGAGGAGGCGCTCCGGCTCAGATTTCTGAAGCCCACGGTCCGTGGCCAGCGTGCCGGGCCAGGGCGCGACGTTCACAGTCGAGCTACCGCTGAGCTCGGACGCCTCCCTTGTTGTTCCGTTGGTGAGCAGCGGGCGGTAAGGTCCGCCCCGCGCTCGTCGACTCACGCGCCCCCGAGGTCACCGCATGGAGATGCTCTGCACCCTTCGCAGCGCCACGGAGGCGCAGCGCAACGCCCTGCTCCAGGCGCCCCAGAGCCTGGAGGCCTTCCTCGACGACGAGGAGGACTTCGGCGATTCGAAGGGCGCGGCATTCGTGGAGCTGGACATCGGCGAGGCGTGGCACGGCCTCCAGTACCTGCTCACCGGCACGCCCTGGGAAGGCGCGGCGCCGCTGGACTTCCTGGTGCGCGGCGGCGAGGACGTGGGGGACATCCCCTCGGACGAGGGCACCGCGCGCATCTTCACGCCCGCGCAGGCGAAGGCGCTCGCCCAGGCGCTCCAGAAGGTGCCCGAGGCCACGCTGCGCCGCCGGTATGACCCGGTGGAGATGCAGGCCCAGGACATCTACCCCGGCACCTGGGAGGAGCCCGAGGAGGACGTGGACCCGCTGGAGGAATTGCTCTCCTACTTCGAGGAGCTCCAGAAGTTCGTGGCCACGGTGGCGAAGCGCGGGGACGCGCTGCTGGTGCACATCGGCTGAAGGGGCGTCAGCCCATCACCACGTCGCGCCCCAGCTTCAGCACCAGCGCCAGCACCACGCCGAGCACCACCCTGCGCACCAGCTTGTCGCCGCCCTTCACCGCGAGGTGGGCGCCGACGTACGCGCCGGAGAACTGGGCCGCGGCCATGGGCAGCGCCACCTTCCACAGCACCACGCCCTTGAGGGCGAACATCGTCATGGAGGCGAGGTTGGAGGCGAAGTTCACCACCTTCGCGTCCGCGGACGCGCGCGCCAGGCCGTGGCCCAGCAGCGTGGAGAAGGCCACGATGAGGAAGGTGCCGGTGCCCGGCCCGAAGAAGCCGTCATAGGTGCCCAGCCCCAGCGCGATGAGCGCGCCAATGGCCTGCGCGCGCGGGCGCGGCCCGGGCTCGGGCGCGTCGCCGGGGCGCGGGGCCTTGCGGAAGGTGAGGAACACCGCCACCGCGATGAGCAGCACGAGCACCAGCGGCTTGAGCACCTCCGGCTTCACCAGCAGCACCAGCGCGGCTCCCGCGAGGGCGCCCGCGAGGCCGAAGGGGAACGTCACCCGCGCCAGCTTCCCGTCCACCAGCCCGGCGCGGGAGAAGCGCACCAGCGCGGCGAAGGTGCCGAAGACGGACTGGCCCTTGTTGGTGCCCAGCGCCACGTGGGGCGGCAGGCCGGCGGCCAGCAGCGCGGGCAGGGTGATGAGCCCGCCGCCCCCGGCGATGGCGTCCACGAGGCCCGCCGTCATCGCGGCGAGACAGAGCAGGATGATGTGCAGCGTGCTGACGTCCACGTCCACCGGGGCCTACCTCCGCGTGGGAGGGCGCCTGGGTACCACGCCCCGCCCGCGCCGTCGCGGCCGCCCGCTTCTTGCGTCCCCGCGCGCCTTGGGCGTCAATGGCCGGGCCCCACCGCTTCTCCCCCGCCCGAGGTCCCCCCCGTGCTCGCTTCCCTCGTCACCGTACTGGCGCTCACGCTCGCCTCGGTTCCGCAGTCGCAGGACCCGTCCGCGCCCACCTGCCGCTCCATCGACGGACAGGTGTCCTGCGGCTATGGGTGCAAGTCGGACGGACAGCGGGTGCGGTGCGCGCAGACGCCGCAGGGCCGCTGCCAGGTGGTGGACGGGCAGGCCGTGTGCTTCGACCCGCCGGCCTACGTGCTGAAGGCGTACGGCGACTCGCTGCCCGCGCCCGAGTGCAAGAACATCGATGGCGTGGTGGCGTGCGGCTACAACTGCGCGACGCAGCCGGGCAAGGTGAAGTGCGCGAAGTCTCCGGCGGGCGTGTGCAAGGGCCGTAGCGGGGACGTGGAATGCTTCGACCCGCCGGCCATCGTCTTCGCCGTGTACGGCCGCGAGACGCCCCAGGCGGACTGCCGCAGCAATGGGATGCAGTTGACGTGCGGCTATGGCTGCGTGAATGCGCCGGAAGGGGTGCGCTGCGCCCGGACGCCCGCGGGCGTGTGCAAGCTGGCCAGCGGCCGCATCACCTGCTTCGACCCGCCCGCCGCTGCGCTGTGCGCGTGGAAGCGCACGCTGCCCGCGCCCGAGTGCAAGAACAGCGAGACGGGGCCGGTGTGCGGGTATGGGTGCACGACGGCGTTCTCGAAGGCGGCGTGCGCGGCCACGCCCGCGGGGCTGTGCAAGGTGTTCGACACCGAGGTGTTCTGCTTCGACCCGCCCGCCGAGCAGAAGGCGGATGCGGCATGTCTCGCCGCGTTGGGGCTGGCGGCGCTGGACGGTGCGACGCCCTGACGCGGAGTGCGGGCCTGACGCCCGGTCGTATGCTTTGAGTCGAGGGAGGACGGCGGTAGGGTTCTCCTTTCCCTTTTCTGAACACCTACTGGAGTCGAGCGGCGCATGGCCGAGGGTGAGGTCCGGCAGTACTGGGTTCGCAACGACAGGGGCACCATGTGGGGGCCCCTCACCCTGCCGACCATCGAGCTGCTCGTGGAGAGCGGCTCCATCAAGGGCAAGCTCCAGGTCTCCGAGGACGGGCTCAACTTCGCCTTCCCCTGGCGCTTCCCCGAGGCCCGCGACGCCTTCCCCCGCGCCATGTGGGGCGATGGAGCGCCAAACGCCCCGGCTCAGGCGCCGGGGGCCAGCTCGCCCGGCCCCACGCCCGAAGCAGGCACCGGAGGGATGCCCGGTGCCGCGACGCCGGGTGCTGCGCCCATGGCCGGTCCGGGTGCGGCTCCGATGGCAGGTCCCGGTGCGGCACCCATGGCTGGGCCCGGCACAGCTCCGATGGCAGGTCCCGGTACGGCGCCGCGAGCAGGCCCTGGGGCCGCTCCGATGGCAGGCCCCGGTGCGGCGCCGATGGCCGGCCCGGGTACCCGACCGATGGCGGGTCCGGGCGCAGCGCCGATGGCGGGCCCGGGCACCCGTCCGGTGGCGGGCGCCGCGCCCATGGCCGGTCCGGGAACCCGACCGCCCGTGGCCGGTCCGGGAGCCCAGCCCAACGCGGACCCCGCGCGCCGTCCTGCTGTCCCCCCTCAGCCCGGTGTCGCCGGAGCCGTCCAGCGGCCGCCCGTCGCCGGAGCAGCGCCGGGCGCCCCGGGAGCCACCGCTCCGGGCGCGGGCCCCGGCACACCGCCGGGAGTCGCCGGGGCGCCAGGGGCCGTGCCGGGACGACCGCCGGTGCCGCCAGGCGCGCCTCAACCGGCCGGGCCCGCCGCCGCGCGCAGCGCCACTGCGCCCACCCCTGCTCCCTTTCCGAACCCCATGGCCGCGCCGGCCGCGCCCGGCCCCGCCGTCGTGGCGGCGGACGCCTCGCCCTTCGCGGTTCCGTCCCAGGGACAGCTCGACCAGCTCTCCCCCATCCGCCTCTATGGCCGCGTCGCCGCCGGGGAGCAGACGGGGCTGCTGTTGCTCACGCTGCCGGACCGGGTGGTCCACATCCACTTCCGCAAGGGCAACCCGGAGTTCGTCGACTCGTCGCATCCGGAGGACGCGCTCGGCACGTCCCTGATGGGAGCGAAGCTCCTCACGCCCGAGCAGCTCCAGCAGGCAGAGTCCGCGCGAGCGCGCTTCGGCGGGGACCTGCTCGCGGCGCTCTTCGGGCTGGGCCTCTTGCAGCCGGCCAGCGCCTTCACGCACCTGGCCCAGCGCGCGGTGCTCATCCTGGCCAGGGGCCTGCGCGCCGACTCCGGCTCCTTCACCTTCGAGCCGCGCGACCTGCCGGGGCAGAAGGCGATGCCGCTCGGGAACCGCTGGGCGGTGCTGAGCGATGCCGTGCGCCGCCTGCCGCCCACGGACCTCAAGCGGCGGCTGACCCCGGTGCTCCAGCTCCCCATCATGAAGTCCGGCGGGCTGGTGGCCGCGAGCGAGCTGCGCCTCACCCCGCATGAGGTCCGCACGCTCGCCGTCATCGACGGCGTGCGCTCGGTGACGCAGCTGCTGAACGACTTCCCGCAGGACGGCGACCACCTGCTGCGCATCGCCTTCCTGCTCCGGGAGCTGGACGCGGTGTCCTTCGCCGCGCCCGCGAGGAGCGCCGCTGTCGCGCCGCCTCCCGGGGCCACGCCCCAGCCCGCCGCGCCCCAGCCCGCGGCCGCCGCAACGCCGCAGCGCCCTGCCGCGCCCCAGCCCGCGGCCGCCGCCACGCCGCAGCGGCCCACCGCGCCCCAGCCCGCGCCCGGCGCGCCTCGCCCGCCGCCTGTCGTGGGCCCGACCGCCGCGAGCCCGCCCCGCCCCGCTGGCGCCGCTCCAGGCGCACCCGCCCAACCCGGCGCCGCGCGTCCCGCTCCGCCCGTGATGCACGCGGCCCCCGGAGCCGCCGCGGCGCCCCGTCCCGCGAGCCCGCCGCCCGGAGCCGCGCGGCCTCCCGGAGCGACGCCTCCCACCGTCACCGCGACGCAGCCCCGTCCCGCCAGCGCGGCGCCCACCGCCCCGGCGGCGCCCGCGACAGGCCCGGGCGCGGAAGAGATTCCCGCGCTGCGCCAGCTGGTCATGGCGCTGAAGCAGCAGAACCACTTCCAGCGGCTCGGGCTGACGGAGCAGACGAACTCGAGCGCGGTGAAGATTGCCTACTTCCGCCTGGCGAAGCTGTACCACCCGGACACGCTGCCGCAGGGCGCGCCGCCGGAGCTGGAGAAGCTGAAGGCGGAGGTCTTCGCGTACATCGGCGACGCCTACCGGATGCTCTCGGACGACAAGAGCCGCGCGCAGTACATCGAGGATTTGAAGGCGGGTGGCGGCGCCGGCACCGAGGTGGACATCAACTCCATCCTCATGGCCGAGGAGCTGTTCCAGAAGTCCTGCATCCTCGTGAAGGCGCGCAAGTTCGCCGAGGCCGTGAAGATGCTGGATGAGGCCATCAGGCTGAACTCGGAGGAGGCGGAGTTCTACGCGTGGCGGGGCTACGCGCGCTTCTTCACGGCGGCGGACAAGAAGGCGGCGCAGCCGGAGGCGTCCCGCGAAATCCAGAACGCCATCAAGCGCAATGAGCGCTGCGCGCCCGCGCACTACTTCCTGGGGGTGATTGCCAAGCTGTGTGGCGACGCTCCGGGAGCCCTGAAGCACTTCAAGCGGACCGTGGACCTTCAGCCAGACCACATCGACGCGCAGCGGGAGATCCGCATGGCGACGCAGAAGAAGTAGGGTGCGTCCCCCGTCGCTGCCGGCCGGGGCCAGGAGCCCCGGCCACACACCCAGAAAGAGGAGTCGAAGAACGTGCCGCTCACCGGGAAGCAACGTCGCGCCCTGCGCGCGCTAGGACACCACCTGGAGCCGGTGGTCATCGTCGGTCAATCCGGCGTCACCGACGGCGTCATCGCCGCGGTCGATCAGGCCCTGAATGACCACGAGCTCATCAAGGTGAAGATCAACGAAGGCCCGGAGACGCGGCAGGAGGCCGCGGCGAAGATGGCCGAGAGCACCCACTCCGAGCTGGCCCAGCTCCTCGGACGCACCGTGCTCCTCTTCAAGAAGCGCAAGGAGAAGTCGAAGTTCGAGAAGTTCTAGGAGGCTCTCCTGGCCCCCCCGGCCGGATGACCCCGTGTCATCCGGCCGTGCGGGTCCCGCTCAGCGCCCGGTGAAGCGGGCCTCGCGGCGCTCGATGAAGGACTGCACGCCCTCGGCCGCGTCCTCGGAGCCGACCAGCTCGAGCAACCTGGGTAGCAGGGACTTCGCGGCGGCCTCGGGGCCCTCGTGGAGCGTCTGCCGTGCGGAGGCGAGCGTGGCCTGCACACCGAGGGGCGCCTGCTTCGCCACCGTCGCCGCCAGGGCCAGCGCGCGCTCCAGCTGGCGGCCGCGCTCCACCACCTCCTGCACGAGCCCGATGCGGTGCGCCTCGCGCGCGTCGAACTCGTCACCGGTGAGCAGCCAGCGCATGGCGTTGCCCCAGCCGGCCACCTGCGGGAAGCGAATCGTCGCGCCACCGAAGGGGAAGATGCCGCGCTTGATTTCAATCTGTCCGAAGCGCGCGTCCTCGGAGGCCACGGCGATGTCCGCGGCGAGGACGAGCTCGATGGAGAGCGTGAGGCACAGCCCCTGGACGGCGACGATGAGCGGCTTGGTGCGCACCTCGCCCTGGGTGGCCCACGGGTCGATGGAGCCCTTCGGAGCCAGCCCCTCACCCTGGGCGAGCGCGGGCGCCACGTTGGCCAGGTCCAGGCCGGCGGAGAAGTGGTCTCCGACGGCGTAGACCACCATGCAGCGCACGTCGGGGTTGCGGTCCGCCTGCGTCATCGCCTCGGAGAACGCGCGCAGCATGCCCACGTCGAACGCGTTGCGCTTCTCGGGACGGTTGATGCCGATGACGGCGATGTGGCCACGCACTTCCAGGGTGATGCGGGGGTCGGTCTGGCTCATGGGGCTCCCGAGGGGTGAAGAGTCGGCCCGCATCTTCACCCGGCCGGAGGACGCCGCGCACCGCCTCGTGGGCGGAACGCGGTGGAGCATCGTCCACGGCACATCACTCGCGCCCCGGCGTCAGCGCGTGAAGCCCGCAGTGCGCGCCGCCAGCTCCGCCGCCACGGCCAGCCGCTCCAGCAGGGCCGGCCCGAAGTACTGGCGCATGGACTCACCACGCCCGTCCTGCACCAGCGCCGGCGCCTCCACATAGCCCACGTACCCGTCCGTCAGTCCCAGCACGCCCGTGGCGCCGGTGCGCCGCACCAGCTCCGCGCCCGCGTCCACCGTGGGCTCGCCCGGCACGGCCAGCAGCTCCAGCGGCCCCAACGCCAGCGCCCCCACCTCCGCCACGCGCTGTGCGGAGCCGCACAGCAGGTTGTCCCCGGCGGCGCGAGTCAGCGACGGCACCAGCCGCGACGCATCCGGCCGCGGCATCGCCACCTCCACGCGCGCCAGCGACAGGCGCACCGGGTCCCCCACTGGCGACAGCGCCACCTTGCCCGCCAGCGCCGCCAGCGCCCGCGCGAAGCCGGACACGCGCTCCAGCCCCTGCCCTTCCGAGAAGGCCACGGAGGCATTGCCCACCGTCCCCTGCAACAGCAGCGTCACGCCGCTGCCCTCGGACTCGCGCAGCGAGCTGAGGCGCCCGGGGTAGTCCGGGTCCACCGACGTCCGCTGGCGCGGCACCATCGTCGGGTGCGCGGCGAACAGGAGCAGCTCCGCCACCGGCCCCGCCGGCCCCCGCAGCACCGCGCGCGTCAGCGCCCCATCCGGAGCCGTCCCGCCGCTGCGCGTGTAGACGAGGCCCGGCTCGCGCACCTCCCCCACCTCCAGCTTCACGTCGGTGAGCGACGCCGCCGCCCGGGTCAGCGCCGCCACCGCCGCGGTGGTGATGGCATCCACCGACTCCTGACGGTACCGGCCGGTGCCCACGAGCTGCGCCACCAGCCGCGAGTCATAACCTCCCATGGACGAGTGCGTGTGCGTGGCCATCACCAGCACCTCGCCCAGCCCCGACGCGGAGGCCTGCGCGCGCACGCGCTCCAGCACCTCGCTGGTGACGGACAGCAGCTCCAGCGACACCAGCCCCACGCGCGTCCCACCCGCCTCCAGCACCACCGCGCGCGCGTGCAGCGGAGGGTCCGCCTGGCCTGCCTCGGGACGGGGCGGCGCGTAGCCGGCCACCACCACCGGGAAGGGCGGCACGAGCGCCACCCTCGCCGCGCCCGCGCGCAGCGGCCCTTCGCCATGGGCTTGAGAAAGAAGCACGGGCGCGCGCTCCGCCCAGACGCCACACCAGTTCCAGGACGCCAGCGAGTACGCGGCGCCCACCGTGAGCAGAACCAGGGGAATCAGGGAACGCCAGGGAACGCGTCGCAGGAAGGACATTCGCTGGCCAGACTAACCGCACACCGACGGAGTCGGGAGGCTCGACTGCCCACATCGGACGACTCTGGCGGCGGGTGGAATACCCACCAGAGAGGCATGCGTTCCTGTTCCGCTCACCGCCTGAAAGGAGTAAGGCACCGCGCCATGTGCGGCATCTTCGGAATCGTGGGGCACGCAGAGGCCTCCAACCTGACGTACCTGGGACTGCATGCCCTCCAGCATCGCGGGCAGGAGTCCGCGGGCATCGTGTCCTCTGACGGCAGCTCCCTGCGCGCACACCGGCAGATGGGGCTGGTCGCGGACATCTTCGACGCGCCGGTGCTTGCTGGCCTGCCTGGGCAGGCGGCAATCGGGCACGTGCGCTACTCCACCGCGGGCGGCAGTGCGCTCAAGAACGCGCAGCCCCTCTTCGTGCAGTACGCGGGCGGCCAGTGCGCCATCGCGCACAACGGCAACCTGGTCAACGCGGCCGAGCTGAAGGGACTGCTCGAGGCCGACGGCGCCATCTTCCAGTCGGACGCGGACACGGAGGTCATCATGCACCTCCTGGCCCGCTCCAAGCAGCCGACCTTCGAGCAGAAGCTCGTGGAGGCGCTGCGCCGGGTGAAGGGTGCGTACAGCATCCTGGTCCTCACGGAGAACAAGCTCGTCGCCGTGAGAGACCCGATGGGCATCCGCCCGCTGGTGCTGGGGCGGATGAAGGAAGGCGCGTACGTGCTCGCCAGCGAGACGACGGCGCTGGACCTCATCGAAGCGGACATCGTGCGCGAGCTGGAGCCGGGCGAGCTGCTCGTCATCGAGAACGGTGTCATGCGCACCAGCCGGCCCTTCGAGGAGCCGAAGCGGCTGGCCCAGTGCATCTTCGAGCACGTGTACTTCGCGCGCCCGGACTCCACGCTGTTCGGCAACAACGTGTACGAGGTGCGCAAGCGCCTGGGCATGCAGCTCGCGCGCGAGCAGCCGGCCGAGGCCGACCTGGTCATCGCGGTGCCGGACTCGGGTGTGGCGGCGGCCATCGGCTACTCGCAGCAGAGCGGGATTCCGTATGACGTGGGCCTCATCCGCAGCCACTACGTGGGCCGCACCTTCATCGAGCCGCAGCAGTCCATCCGTCACTTCGGCGTGAAGCTGAAGCTGTCGGCGGTGCGGCAGGTGCTGAAGGGCAAGCGCGTGGTGGTGGTGGATGACTCCATCGTCCGTGGCACCACGAGCCGCAAGATCGTGAAGATGATCAAGGCCGCGGGCGCGGTGGAGGTGCACCTGCGCATCTCCTCTCCGCCGACGAAGTGGCCCTGCTACTACGGCATCGACACGCCGAGCCGCCAGGAGCTCATCGCCGCCACGCACACCACCGACGAGATTGCGAAGTACGTCACGGCGGACTCGCTCGGCTACATCTCCATCGAGGGCCTGGGCGAGGCGGTGGGCGACAAGAAGCGCGACAAGTTCTGCACCGCGTGCTTCTCCGGGCAGTACCTCATGGGCGAGCTGACCGCGCCCGCGGAAGCGCCCACCAAGCTGATTGCCTGAGGCCCCGCGCGTCCCGCGTGAATGGCCCTACAAGGCCCCCTG contains these protein-coding regions:
- a CDS encoding biotin/lipoyl-containing protein produces the protein MRYFTKQQGQKEAVPVDLEPLGNDQYRVTVNGKTYQVDALMLEHGTMTMLVDGQSYGVEFEENGDEVGVLLRGQVNRFDVADERRLRLRAGNAAFSVEGKQLVTAPMPGKVVKVLVKVGDEVKEGQGLVVVEAMKMENELKSPKAGKVTELFAKEGTAVENNAKLVVVE
- a CDS encoding ferritin-like domain-containing protein, with product MTPMSLRRLFSRALRASLVTPLVLAGCDGDDLDLTGYSAPACEDGSLAVSGLSLATPVDVVQLRGIGSNPGSADPHREAVVSSSGTPCATASNVPACTSALASLTSETGFNTSCLDVCSAFYVATTRGDEVKAHASLEALRALLGTIDTTQEAALLAFAEGYDLSCQTLARGAVRAEPDGRFSVIGTTGFACGEGTAVTRFVLEVSPDGSVREVSSKVLERGDPGCSIGRRPVGLRGAAPVACSDALGQHFAVVAHLEAASINAFLRLREELELHGADVALRDAALKSAMEEVLHTDVSTRLARRFGGTPRPPEVEALPLRSLFEVALDNAVEGCVRETFGALVAHHQALHARDAEVRGAMVRIADDETRHAELSWAIDGWARERLTASELEALRAAQREAVEKLRAEVAAPLDEALVTEAGMPAPEVAASLVDTLAAQLWA
- a CDS encoding YfbM family protein, with translation MEMLCTLRSATEAQRNALLQAPQSLEAFLDDEEDFGDSKGAAFVELDIGEAWHGLQYLLTGTPWEGAAPLDFLVRGGEDVGDIPSDEGTARIFTPAQAKALAQALQKVPEATLRRRYDPVEMQAQDIYPGTWEEPEEDVDPLEELLSYFEELQKFVATVAKRGDALLVHIG
- a CDS encoding TSUP family transporter → MDVDVSTLHIILLCLAAMTAGLVDAIAGGGGLITLPALLAAGLPPHVALGTNKGQSVFGTFAALVRFSRAGLVDGKLARVTFPFGLAGALAGAALVLLVKPEVLKPLVLVLLIAVAVFLTFRKAPRPGDAPEPGPRPRAQAIGALIALGLGTYDGFFGPGTGTFLIVAFSTLLGHGLARASADAKVVNFASNLASMTMFALKGVVLWKVALPMAAAQFSGAYVGAHLAVKGGDKLVRRVVLGVVLALVLKLGRDVVMG
- a CDS encoding J domain-containing protein, encoding MAAPAAPGPAVVAADASPFAVPSQGQLDQLSPIRLYGRVAAGEQTGLLLLTLPDRVVHIHFRKGNPEFVDSSHPEDALGTSLMGAKLLTPEQLQQAESARARFGGDLLAALFGLGLLQPASAFTHLAQRAVLILARGLRADSGSFTFEPRDLPGQKAMPLGNRWAVLSDAVRRLPPTDLKRRLTPVLQLPIMKSGGLVAASELRLTPHEVRTLAVIDGVRSVTQLLNDFPQDGDHLLRIAFLLRELDAVSFAAPARSAAVAPPPGATPQPAAPQPAAAATPQRPAAPQPAAAATPQRPTAPQPAPGAPRPPPVVGPTAASPPRPAGAAPGAPAQPGAARPAPPVMHAAPGAAAAPRPASPPPGAARPPGATPPTVTATQPRPASAAPTAPAAPATGPGAEEIPALRQLVMALKQQNHFQRLGLTEQTNSSAVKIAYFRLAKLYHPDTLPQGAPPELEKLKAEVFAYIGDAYRMLSDDKSRAQYIEDLKAGGGAGTEVDINSILMAEELFQKSCILVKARKFAEAVKMLDEAIRLNSEEAEFYAWRGYARFFTAADKKAAQPEASREIQNAIKRNERCAPAHYFLGVIAKLCGDAPGALKHFKRTVDLQPDHIDAQREIRMATQKK
- the yhbY gene encoding ribosome assembly RNA-binding protein YhbY, yielding MPLTGKQRRALRALGHHLEPVVIVGQSGVTDGVIAAVDQALNDHELIKVKINEGPETRQEAAAKMAESTHSELAQLLGRTVLLFKKRKEKSKFEKF
- a CDS encoding crotonase/enoyl-CoA hydratase family protein, which codes for MSQTDPRITLEVRGHIAVIGINRPEKRNAFDVGMLRAFSEAMTQADRNPDVRCMVVYAVGDHFSAGLDLANVAPALAQGEGLAPKGSIDPWATQGEVRTKPLIVAVQGLCLTLSIELVLAADIAVASEDARFGQIEIKRGIFPFGGATIRFPQVAGWGNAMRWLLTGDEFDAREAHRIGLVQEVVERGRQLERALALAATVAKQAPLGVQATLASARQTLHEGPEAAAKSLLPRLLELVGSEDAAEGVQSFIERREARFTGR
- a CDS encoding neutral/alkaline non-lysosomal ceramidase N-terminal domain-containing protein is translated as MSFLRRVPWRSLIPLVLLTVGAAYSLASWNWCGVWAERAPVLLSQAHGEGPLRAGAARVALVPPFPVVVAGYAPPRPEAGQADPPLHARAVVLEAGGTRVGLVSLELLSVTSEVLERVRAQASASGLGEVLVMATHTHSSMGGYDSRLVAQLVGTGRYRQESVDAITTAAVAALTRAAASLTDVKLEVGEVREPGLVYTRSGGTAPDGALTRAVLRGPAGPVAELLLFAAHPTMVPRQRTSVDPDYPGRLSSLRESEGSGVTLLLQGTVGNASVAFSEGQGLERVSGFARALAALAGKVALSPVGDPVRLSLARVEVAMPRPDASRLVPSLTRAAGDNLLCGSAQRVAEVGALALGPLELLAVPGEPTVDAGAELVRRTGATGVLGLTDGYVGYVEAPALVQDGRGESMRQYFGPALLERLAVAAELAARTAGFTR
- the purF gene encoding amidophosphoribosyltransferase, encoding MCGIFGIVGHAEASNLTYLGLHALQHRGQESAGIVSSDGSSLRAHRQMGLVADIFDAPVLAGLPGQAAIGHVRYSTAGGSALKNAQPLFVQYAGGQCAIAHNGNLVNAAELKGLLEADGAIFQSDADTEVIMHLLARSKQPTFEQKLVEALRRVKGAYSILVLTENKLVAVRDPMGIRPLVLGRMKEGAYVLASETTALDLIEADIVRELEPGELLVIENGVMRTSRPFEEPKRLAQCIFEHVYFARPDSTLFGNNVYEVRKRLGMQLAREQPAEADLVIAVPDSGVAAAIGYSQQSGIPYDVGLIRSHYVGRTFIEPQQSIRHFGVKLKLSAVRQVLKGKRVVVVDDSIVRGTTSRKIVKMIKAAGAVEVHLRISSPPTKWPCYYGIDTPSRQELIAATHTTDEIAKYVTADSLGYISIEGLGEAVGDKKRDKFCTACFSGQYLMGELTAPAEAPTKLIA